A part of Methanomassiliicoccales archaeon genomic DNA contains:
- a CDS encoding 3-isopropylmalate dehydratase small subunit, with amino-acid sequence MNGRAHRFGDNINTDYIISGKYKFKSTDMKELATHLMEDIRPGFHKEISKGNFIVGGQNFGMGSSREQAPLVIQAAGISAVLARSFARIFFRNCINVGLPVIECDTSQIDEGDELDVDLERGIVLNRTKGIEIKAVPLPPVMVKILNDGGLAEHFKRYGGFNLD; translated from the coding sequence ATGAACGGTCGAGCGCACAGGTTCGGTGACAATATAAACACAGATTACATCATAAGTGGCAAATACAAGTTCAAAAGCACCGACATGAAGGAGCTGGCCACTCACCTGATGGAGGATATAAGGCCTGGCTTCCATAAGGAGATCTCGAAAGGGAACTTCATCGTCGGAGGACAGAACTTCGGCATGGGGTCGAGCAGGGAGCAGGCGCCATTGGTAATACAGGCGGCGGGCATCAGCGCCGTGCTTGCCAGGTCCTTTGCGCGCATCTTCTTCCGCAATTGCATCAACGTAGGCCTGCCGGTCATTGAATGTGATACCTCCCAGATAGATGAAGGTGACGAGCTGGATGTCGATCTTGAGAGGGGCATAGTGCTTAACAGGACCAAGGGCATAGAGATCAAGGCCGTGCCATTGCCACCTGTCATGGTCAAGATATTGAATGATGGGGGCCTTGCTGAGCACTTCAAGAGATACGGTGGTTTCAACCTGGACTGA
- a CDS encoding 3-isopropylmalate dehydratase large subunit: protein MGTIAEEILSSHVGKAVRAGEIVVAPVDYMMSQDGTTPLTIKAFEDMGGKKVLDPAKYAIVIDHNVPSPLEGVSNLHKIMREFARKHGVKIYDIGEGVCHTLLPESGKVAPGMIVIGADSHTTTYGALNVFSTGVGSTDMAAALISGKMWFKVPETIKIVYNGKLQKGVYSKDVALHMVGTLTANGATYKALELYGDVIDALSVDARMTISNLAVETGAKVGLMACDDKTIAYMADKTDLPYRPTYATMDAKYERVIVEDLSEMGPQIACPPDVDNVVPIEKVLGLEIDQVYIGTCTNGRYEDLEIAAKILDGRTVNRNTRLIVAPASRSIYVRAMETGVLAKLIKAGAAVLAPSCGPCVGTCNGVPSDGEKVLSTANRNFKGRMGNTKADIYLASPATAAYTALKGCISDPREVL, encoded by the coding sequence ATGGGAACGATTGCAGAGGAGATATTGTCATCGCATGTCGGAAAGGCCGTCAGGGCCGGAGAGATAGTGGTAGCGCCTGTCGATTATATGATGAGCCAGGACGGCACGACGCCGTTGACGATAAAGGCGTTCGAGGACATGGGCGGGAAGAAGGTGCTTGACCCCGCAAAGTATGCAATTGTCATTGACCACAACGTGCCCTCGCCGCTAGAAGGGGTCTCCAACCTTCACAAGATAATGAGGGAGTTCGCGAGGAAGCATGGTGTAAAGATCTATGACATCGGGGAGGGGGTGTGTCACACCCTGCTGCCGGAGTCCGGGAAGGTAGCTCCTGGCATGATAGTCATAGGAGCGGATTCTCACACCACCACATATGGTGCATTGAACGTCTTCAGCACGGGAGTAGGGTCGACGGACATGGCAGCGGCCCTGATAAGCGGAAAGATGTGGTTTAAGGTGCCAGAGACGATCAAGATAGTTTATAACGGAAAGCTTCAAAAAGGGGTCTATTCCAAGGACGTGGCCCTTCACATGGTCGGCACATTGACGGCGAACGGCGCCACATATAAGGCGCTCGAGCTGTATGGCGATGTCATAGACGCCCTTAGTGTAGATGCCAGGATGACCATATCTAACCTGGCGGTCGAGACCGGGGCGAAGGTAGGTCTCATGGCATGCGATGATAAGACGATCGCGTACATGGCCGACAAGACCGATCTTCCGTACAGGCCGACCTATGCCACGATGGACGCGAAATATGAAAGGGTGATCGTGGAGGACCTCAGCGAGATGGGCCCGCAGATCGCATGCCCCCCCGACGTCGACAATGTGGTACCTATTGAGAAGGTATTGGGACTTGAGATAGACCAGGTATACATTGGCACTTGTACGAATGGAAGGTATGAGGACCTCGAGATCGCCGCGAAGATATTGGATGGAAGGACAGTGAATAGGAACACCAGGCTCATCGTCGCTCCAGCGTCAAGATCGATATACGTCAGGGCGATGGAGACCGGTGTGCTGGCGAAGCTCATAAAAGCGGGGGCGGCCGTCCTGGCACCTTCCTGTGGGCCTTGCGTCGGAACATGTAATGGCGTACCCTCCGACGGTGAGAAGGTCCTGTCCACCGCGAACCGGAACTTCAAGGGAAGAATGGGCAACACCAAGGCGGACATATACCTAGCCAGCCCTGCAACCGCTGCATATACCGCCCTAAAGGGATGTATCTCTGACCCGAGGGAGGTGCTATGA
- the nifV gene encoding homocitrate synthase has translation MKDSSVILEKFKKCPLVICDTTLRDGEQAAGIVFANLEKLRIAKLLDEIGVQQIEAGIPAMGGDEKKAIKKIAGLGLSASILGWNRANKEDIDHSIDCDVDSVAISMSSSDIHIQHKLMKSREWVLDKITEAVSYAKDHGLYISCNAEDASRADRDFLIKFALTAKEAGANRFRYCDTIGMQDPRRTYDDIKYIIENAKIEVEMHTHNDFGMATANAIAGIQAGARFASTTVLGIGERTGNSPLEEIAMAAKHILKMDVEFDTKRFREVSEYVARAAGRTIPGWKPIVGENCFAHEAGIHTDGVIKYLSNYEPYSPEEVGLSRKIIIGKHSGRHTLKQVLAKHGHEIDDNTSGILLEHVRASSVALKRSLSELELVYLYEDFKNGKLHHLKD, from the coding sequence ATGAAGGACAGCTCAGTGATCCTGGAAAAATTCAAAAAATGCCCGCTGGTAATATGCGACACGACCTTGAGGGATGGGGAACAGGCCGCAGGGATAGTATTCGCCAACCTTGAGAAGCTACGCATCGCGAAGCTTCTTGACGAGATCGGGGTACAGCAGATAGAGGCAGGCATACCTGCGATGGGCGGGGACGAGAAGAAGGCGATAAAAAAGATCGCCGGTCTAGGACTGAGCGCATCAATTCTCGGATGGAACCGGGCGAACAAGGAAGATATCGACCATAGCATAGATTGCGATGTTGACTCGGTCGCCATATCGATGTCCTCCTCTGACATCCATATACAGCACAAATTGATGAAATCCAGGGAGTGGGTCCTTGACAAGATAACGGAAGCGGTCTCATATGCCAAGGACCACGGTCTTTACATCTCTTGCAATGCAGAGGACGCGTCAAGGGCGGACAGGGACTTCCTGATCAAGTTCGCATTGACGGCCAAGGAGGCCGGGGCGAACAGGTTCCGCTATTGTGACACGATAGGGATGCAAGACCCTCGACGTACATATGATGACATCAAGTACATCATCGAGAACGCGAAGATCGAGGTCGAGATGCATACGCACAACGACTTTGGCATGGCCACTGCCAACGCCATCGCAGGTATACAGGCAGGAGCCCGGTTCGCCTCAACCACTGTCCTGGGCATAGGCGAGAGGACGGGTAACAGCCCGCTCGAGGAGATCGCCATGGCCGCCAAACATATCTTGAAGATGGACGTGGAGTTCGACACCAAGAGGTTCAGGGAGGTCTCGGAATATGTCGCGAGGGCGGCAGGAAGGACGATCCCTGGTTGGAAGCCCATAGTCGGGGAGAACTGCTTCGCCCACGAGGCCGGCATCCACACTGACGGCGTGATAAAGTACCTCAGCAATTATGAACCATACTCGCCAGAAGAGGTCGGGCTGTCCCGCAAGATCATCATAGGAAAGCACTCTGGAAGGCACACATTGAAGCAGGTCTTGGCAAAGCATGGACACGAGATCGACGACAACACATCAGGTATATTGTTGGAGCATGTGAGGGCCAGCTCTGTCGCCCTGAAGCGCTCATTGAGCGAGCTCGAGCTCGTTTACCTATACGAGGATTTCAAGAACGGAAAGCTTCACCATCTTAAGGATTGA
- a CDS encoding mRNA surveillance protein pelota: MRVLHQDRYKGEIKLQVEIADDLWHLYNIVRPGDLVYASTYRRDETKTDKVRSERGEKKRMTLGIRVEKVEFHEYDNRLRILGVIEEGPQDIGSYHTLSLDIGDWISIIKKEWNQTDLDRIKRGVEEASRPVIVFVSLENDEATIAVLRQYGIKKVAEICGPSCGKMYEQKETGDYYGEIISKVKQVSVPGVALVLLGPGFAKETLQTIGKEREPELFKHSFVYHTGQAGMQGIHELMKKGIGSEVLKDSRVAEEMVLVEKVLEEIAKDGPVAYGPKQVKEAADSGAVEILLVLDSKVRESHLEQLMSSVEAGRGKVVVVSEHHEGGRKLGSIGGIAALLRYKVNA, from the coding sequence ATGAGGGTGCTCCATCAGGACCGGTATAAAGGAGAGATCAAGCTCCAGGTAGAGATCGCCGACGACCTATGGCATCTTTACAACATTGTCCGACCAGGCGACCTGGTCTACGCTTCGACCTATCGAAGGGACGAGACCAAGACGGACAAGGTCAGGTCCGAAAGAGGTGAGAAGAAGAGAATGACCCTAGGGATAAGGGTGGAGAAAGTGGAGTTCCATGAGTACGACAACAGGCTGAGGATCCTTGGGGTGATAGAGGAAGGTCCACAGGACATAGGTTCCTACCATACATTGAGCCTGGATATTGGAGATTGGATAAGCATAATCAAAAAGGAGTGGAACCAGACAGACCTTGACAGGATAAAGAGGGGGGTCGAGGAAGCCTCCAGGCCGGTCATCGTCTTCGTTTCCTTGGAGAATGATGAGGCGACCATAGCCGTGCTCAGACAGTATGGTATCAAAAAGGTGGCTGAGATCTGCGGCCCTAGCTGCGGGAAGATGTATGAGCAGAAGGAAACAGGGGACTATTATGGCGAGATAATATCCAAAGTGAAGCAGGTATCCGTTCCTGGAGTGGCGCTCGTCCTCCTCGGACCCGGCTTCGCCAAGGAGACGCTTCAGACCATTGGGAAGGAGCGAGAGCCTGAGCTGTTCAAGCATTCCTTCGTGTACCACACTGGACAGGCCGGAATGCAGGGCATACATGAGCTCATGAAAAAAGGCATCGGCAGCGAGGTGCTCAAGGACTCGAGGGTCGCCGAGGAGATGGTCCTGGTGGAAAAGGTGCTTGAGGAGATCGCCAAGGACGGTCCTGTGGCATATGGGCCGAAGCAGGTGAAAGAGGCGGCCGATTCAGGGGCTGTGGAGATATTGTTGGTGCTTGACAGCAAGGTGAGGGAGAGCCATCTTGAACAGCTCATGTCGTCGGTCGAGGCGGGCAGAGGAAAGGTCGTTGTGGTGAGCGAGCACCATGAAGGTGGTAGGAAGCTCGGCTCGATAGGAGGCATCGCGGCCTTGCTCCGATACAAGGTCAATGCATGA
- the carA gene encoding glutamine-hydrolyzing carbamoyl-phosphate synthase small subunit, which yields MSKCFLVLEDGTVLEGTGFGFEETTYGEVVFNTGMTGYQESLTDPSYLGQILIMSYPLIGNYGTNRQDVESGSVQVRGFVVRENCHEPTDMYGGMTLDKYLKENKVPGISDIDTRSVIIKIREKGTPRGAIVFNEDPEEVIAHIKNMPYPSEHNLVGMASTKSVVHHPSTKKNARTVALFDCGAKANIIRELKKRFNVVQLPYDTPKKWFRDNEVDGIMISNGPGDPSHPDLRATTIKTISEIKEDYPIMGICMGNQLLALAFKGRTYKLPFGHRGANQPVKHKDRVYITSQNHGYAVDPLSIEGSGLEVTHVNANDGTVEGMTHKELPIFSVQYHPEARPGPMDTTFLFDDFAKMLEGSD from the coding sequence ATGTCAAAGTGTTTCCTTGTGCTCGAGGACGGGACGGTTCTTGAGGGCACGGGTTTTGGTTTTGAGGAAACAACATATGGTGAAGTGGTCTTCAACACTGGGATGACCGGTTATCAGGAAAGCCTTACGGACCCATCATACCTCGGTCAGATCCTGATCATGTCCTACCCCCTGATCGGAAATTACGGAACGAACCGTCAGGACGTGGAATCTGGGAGCGTTCAGGTGCGCGGATTCGTGGTGAGGGAGAACTGCCACGAGCCCACGGACATGTATGGGGGGATGACCCTTGACAAGTACCTCAAAGAAAACAAGGTGCCGGGCATATCGGATATCGACACGCGGTCGGTCATCATAAAGATAAGGGAGAAGGGGACCCCGAGGGGGGCCATCGTTTTCAACGAGGACCCTGAGGAGGTCATCGCCCACATTAAGAACATGCCATATCCCTCAGAGCACAACCTTGTCGGAATGGCGAGCACGAAGAGCGTGGTGCATCATCCATCAACAAAGAAGAATGCCAGGACCGTCGCCCTGTTCGATTGCGGGGCCAAGGCCAACATAATCAGGGAGCTGAAGAAGCGGTTCAATGTTGTCCAGCTTCCCTACGACACGCCGAAGAAGTGGTTCAGGGACAATGAGGTCGATGGTATCATGATCTCAAATGGTCCTGGCGACCCCTCGCATCCCGATCTAAGGGCCACCACGATCAAGACCATTTCTGAGATAAAAGAGGATTACCCGATTATGGGCATATGCATGGGGAATCAGTTGCTAGCCCTCGCGTTCAAAGGTCGCACTTATAAGCTCCCCTTCGGCCATCGCGGGGCGAACCAGCCCGTGAAACATAAGGACCGAGTATACATCACGTCACAGAACCATGGCTATGCTGTGGACCCTCTGTCGATAGAAGGGAGCGGGCTCGAGGTCACCCATGTCAATGCTAATGACGGCACTGTAGAGGGAATGACCCATAAGGAGCTCCCGATATTCTCTGTGCAATACCATCCTGAGGCAAGACCTGGACCTATGGACACCACCTTCCTCTTCGATGATTTCGCGAAGATGCTGGAGGGGTCGGATTGA
- the carB gene encoding carbamoyl-phosphate synthase large subunit — protein MVIGSGPIVIGQAAEFDFSGSQACRSLREEGYETVLVNSNPATIQTDLEMADIVYIEPLNVETIARIIEKEKVEGVLSGMGGQTALNICSELAEKGYLERLNCRLFGTQPKAIALSEDRELFKQTMLDIGEPVPRSRTVHSIEEAKEAVKYIGRYPVLVRPAYTLGGTGGGVAYNEEELIPIVGRGLIYSRIRQVLIEESVLGWKEFEYEVMRDKNDNCIIICSMENLDPMGIHTGESIVVAPVQTLNDVDHQRLRTASIKIIRALGIEGGCNVQFAFDPVTREHRVIEVNPRVSRSSALASKATGYPIARVAAKIAVGKTLDEIQNKITGKTSAAFEPTIDYCVIKVPRWPFDKFRTVDKRLGTQMKSTGEVMAIGRTIEEGLMKAIRSLETDKVDLEGEKWTDDELENELKFATDKRLFAIAEAIRRGRSVKEIAALTQWDEFFIKKIKNLVEMEFELKKGMPSVDLLRKAKKMGFPDESIAKFCGMKEEDVRELRKRNGIVPTYKMVDTCAAEFEAATPYFYSTYEALSEAKRSERKKVIIVGAGPIRIGQGIEFDYCCVHGVMACQEEGVDAVVINNNPETVSTDYDISDRLYFEPLTLEDVLNVIEAEDADGVIVQYGGQTSVNLAVPLEAALKGKKAKVLGTSPDMIDVAEDRKRWTQLMKELDIKQPESGTGYSHTEVKAVADRIGYPVLLRPSYVLGGRGMEIIYNEDELRTYVETAVRVSRSHPVLIDKYLSHAIELDVDVVSDGEDVFIGGVLEHIEEAGVHSGDATMVLPPQTVPPHVIEKVVDITVKVAKALQVKGLMNLQLAVKGDEVYMLEANPRASRTVPFVSKAIGVPLAKVATKVQLGKKLRDMGLVGMARFDHVAVKASVFPFLKLPGVDSILGPEMKSTGEVMGIDTDYDAAMYKALISAGMKLPMKGGVYITVSDNDKREVLPIAKQLFEMGFRIYATKGTSTFLRDNDVPTTTVYKVRDNTPPDALGLMRKGEINLIINTPTYSSGSIRDGAMMRRLAVELEIPFLTTIQAARATVAAIRRARREEMGVSDLASYHVK, from the coding sequence ATGGTCATAGGCTCCGGCCCGATAGTCATCGGCCAGGCCGCAGAGTTCGATTTCTCAGGTTCCCAGGCATGCAGGTCCCTCCGAGAGGAAGGTTATGAGACCGTGCTCGTCAACAGTAACCCTGCCACCATCCAGACGGACCTTGAGATGGCCGATATCGTGTATATAGAACCTCTGAACGTCGAAACGATCGCCCGCATAATAGAAAAGGAGAAGGTGGAAGGGGTGCTGTCCGGGATGGGCGGTCAGACGGCTTTGAACATATGTTCCGAGCTGGCTGAGAAAGGCTATCTTGAAAGGCTGAACTGTCGCCTTTTCGGGACGCAGCCCAAGGCCATCGCCCTCAGCGAAGATAGGGAGCTCTTCAAGCAGACCATGCTGGACATCGGTGAGCCTGTACCAAGGTCAAGGACAGTGCATTCCATCGAGGAGGCGAAGGAGGCGGTCAAGTACATAGGCAGGTATCCTGTCCTGGTAAGGCCCGCATACACCCTAGGTGGCACCGGTGGAGGCGTGGCGTATAACGAGGAGGAGCTTATCCCGATCGTCGGTCGTGGTCTGATCTATTCAAGGATCAGGCAGGTGCTCATCGAGGAGAGCGTTCTTGGATGGAAGGAGTTCGAATACGAGGTCATGAGGGACAAGAACGACAATTGCATCATAATCTGCTCCATGGAGAACCTCGACCCCATGGGCATACACACCGGTGAGAGCATAGTGGTCGCACCGGTCCAAACGCTCAACGACGTCGACCACCAAAGGCTCAGGACCGCATCTATAAAGATCATCAGGGCGCTCGGGATAGAGGGCGGATGCAACGTCCAGTTCGCCTTCGACCCTGTCACGAGGGAGCATAGGGTCATCGAGGTCAACCCCAGGGTGTCGCGCTCCTCGGCATTGGCCTCGAAGGCCACCGGCTACCCGATCGCAAGGGTGGCGGCGAAGATCGCCGTGGGCAAGACGCTCGACGAGATACAGAACAAGATCACTGGGAAGACGTCGGCGGCCTTTGAGCCGACTATCGATTATTGTGTCATAAAGGTGCCCCGTTGGCCTTTCGATAAGTTCCGTACCGTCGATAAGAGGCTCGGGACCCAGATGAAGTCCACCGGTGAGGTGATGGCCATCGGTAGGACGATCGAAGAGGGCCTTATGAAGGCGATCAGGTCCCTGGAAACGGACAAGGTCGACCTTGAGGGCGAGAAATGGACGGACGATGAGCTTGAGAACGAGCTCAAGTTCGCAACGGACAAGAGGTTGTTCGCCATCGCAGAGGCCATAAGGCGCGGAAGGAGCGTCAAGGAGATCGCTGCGCTCACCCAGTGGGACGAGTTCTTCATCAAGAAGATCAAGAACCTTGTGGAAATGGAATTCGAGCTGAAGAAAGGGATGCCATCCGTCGACCTGCTGAGAAAAGCAAAGAAGATGGGATTCCCAGACGAGAGCATCGCAAAGTTCTGTGGGATGAAGGAGGAAGATGTCCGTGAGCTCCGCAAACGGAACGGGATCGTCCCGACCTACAAGATGGTCGACACATGTGCGGCCGAGTTCGAGGCCGCCACGCCCTACTTCTATTCCACCTATGAGGCCCTTTCCGAGGCGAAGCGGTCCGAAAGGAAGAAGGTCATCATCGTGGGCGCAGGACCCATCAGGATAGGCCAGGGCATCGAGTTCGACTATTGCTGCGTCCATGGGGTCATGGCCTGCCAAGAAGAAGGTGTAGATGCCGTTGTCATCAACAACAACCCCGAGACCGTCTCCACGGACTATGACATATCCGACCGTCTGTACTTCGAGCCTCTGACCTTGGAGGATGTCCTTAATGTGATCGAGGCCGAGGACGCGGACGGGGTCATCGTGCAATATGGAGGCCAGACCTCGGTCAACCTGGCGGTGCCTTTGGAAGCGGCGCTCAAGGGGAAGAAGGCAAAGGTCCTCGGGACAAGCCCTGACATGATAGATGTCGCAGAGGACCGAAAGCGCTGGACCCAACTGATGAAGGAACTTGATATAAAACAACCCGAGTCGGGAACTGGATATTCACATACGGAGGTGAAGGCCGTTGCGGACAGGATAGGCTATCCTGTTCTGCTAAGGCCCTCATATGTCCTCGGAGGGAGAGGGATGGAGATCATCTACAACGAGGATGAGCTGAGGACCTATGTTGAGACGGCGGTCCGCGTATCGAGGTCCCATCCTGTTCTGATAGACAAGTATCTGTCGCACGCTATCGAGCTGGACGTTGACGTCGTGAGCGATGGGGAGGACGTTTTCATAGGAGGGGTCCTTGAGCACATCGAAGAGGCCGGGGTCCATTCTGGAGATGCGACGATGGTGCTGCCCCCGCAGACCGTCCCCCCTCACGTGATCGAAAAGGTCGTCGACATAACGGTAAAGGTGGCAAAGGCCCTGCAGGTCAAGGGCCTCATGAACCTCCAATTGGCCGTCAAAGGCGATGAAGTTTATATGCTGGAGGCGAACCCGAGGGCCTCAAGGACCGTGCCATTCGTTTCAAAGGCCATCGGGGTGCCCTTGGCCAAGGTGGCGACGAAGGTGCAGCTCGGAAAAAAGCTCAGGGACATGGGCCTTGTGGGCATGGCGAGGTTCGACCATGTCGCCGTCAAGGCGTCCGTCTTCCCCTTCCTCAAACTGCCGGGCGTGGACTCGATCCTCGGTCCAGAGATGAAGAGCACAGGGGAGGTCATGGGCATCGATACAGATTACGATGCTGCCATGTACAAGGCCCTCATCTCGGCCGGCATGAAGCTCCCCATGAAAGGAGGGGTGTACATCACGGTCTCCGATAATGACAAGAGGGAGGTGCTCCCCATCGCAAAGCAGCTTTTCGAGATGGGCTTCCGCATATATGCGACGAAGGGCACGTCGACCTTCCTCAGGGACAACGATGTCCCGACCACCACCGTCTACAAGGTCAGGGACAACACCCCGCCTGATGCTCTTGGTCTGATGAGGAAAGGGGAGATCAACCTAATCATCAACACCCCTACGTATAGCTCCGGTTCTATCAGGGACGGGGCCATGATGAGAAGGCTCGCCGTCGAGCTTGAGATACCGTTCCTCACCACCATCCAGGCAGCCAGGGCGACGGTGGCCGCCATCAGAAGGGCCAGGAGAGAGGAGATGGGAGTGAGCGACCTGGCATCTTACCATGTGAAATGA
- a CDS encoding DMT family transporter, whose product MPLLKLDGKGASPYIGVLIAVVSVSFASIFIVWSDADPLVIAAYRMLFAALFLLPMAMGPRREHLRSLPKRHWYVLMGIGIVLALHFYTFNASLTLTTVAASTLLVTAHPLIIGLVSVFYLKETDKKAMIGMVLGFLGIVLVSLSGLGESGLEGNILALIGCVLAAVFIVGGRVMRQVVDIIPYAFIVYSAATLFLFASCFVMSVPVLPISENDLVLFLLLAGVSTIFGHTMYNWSLRYVTASFVSISLLGEPMIASLLAIIFLGQVPSPMLVVSGAMLLLGVMIVAKYEVKIGEKNGT is encoded by the coding sequence ATGCCCCTCCTCAAGCTGGACGGCAAGGGAGCATCTCCCTATATCGGAGTGCTGATAGCCGTCGTCAGCGTCTCATTTGCCTCGATATTCATCGTCTGGAGCGATGCTGATCCTTTGGTCATCGCAGCATATAGGATGCTTTTCGCGGCACTGTTCCTTCTTCCGATGGCGATGGGGCCGCGCAGAGAGCATCTGCGCTCCCTTCCGAAACGGCATTGGTATGTGCTGATGGGAATAGGTATAGTTCTCGCGCTACATTTCTACACCTTCAACGCCTCCCTCACCCTAACCACGGTCGCCGCATCGACCCTTCTCGTCACCGCGCATCCGTTGATAATCGGTCTTGTGTCGGTCTTCTATCTGAAAGAGACGGACAAGAAGGCAATGATAGGCATGGTCCTTGGTTTTCTCGGGATCGTGCTGGTCTCCTTGAGCGGTCTGGGCGAAAGCGGTCTTGAGGGAAATATCCTGGCTTTGATAGGATGTGTGCTGGCGGCCGTCTTTATTGTCGGAGGGAGGGTGATGAGACAGGTCGTCGACATCATCCCCTACGCCTTCATAGTGTACTCCGCCGCCACGCTGTTCCTCTTCGCATCATGTTTCGTCATGTCCGTGCCAGTGCTGCCGATATCTGAGAATGACCTTGTTCTCTTCCTTCTTCTGGCGGGAGTATCGACGATCTTCGGCCATACGATGTACAACTGGAGCCTCAGATATGTCACGGCGTCATTCGTCAGCATATCATTGTTGGGGGAACCGATGATAGCATCCCTGTTGGCGATAATTTTCCTTGGTCAGGTACCATCCCCGATGCTGGTCGTGAGCGGCGCGATGCTCTTACTGGGCGTCATGATCGTCGCGAAATATGAGGTGAAGATAGGCGAAAAGAATGGGACCTGA
- a CDS encoding class I fructose-bisphosphate aldolase family protein: MIESGRISRFEGRGSPAFERVICVLNIDTVHRGERVLGKNVRMERIMDRSTGRAVIVPMDHGITMGPIEGLIDMRSTIDKVSQGGATAIVLHKGIIPYSHRSFGRDIGLIVHLSASTGLSPHTNHKVLVTTVEEAIKTGGDAVSIHVNLGDEHEPEMLRDFGEVSRKCAEWGMPLMVMIYPRGKDIKDAYDVDLVKKCARTAAELGADLIKTNYTGDIDSFKEVVRGAEAPVIIAGGPKMSSDEQLLQMVKDSMDAGGKGVSIGRNIFQHRNIIGITKAISGIVLEDMDVEEALKILK, from the coding sequence ATGATAGAGTCTGGGCGCATCAGCCGTTTTGAGGGGCGGGGCTCACCTGCCTTCGAAAGGGTTATATGCGTGCTAAATATTGACACGGTTCACCGAGGTGAAAGAGTGCTTGGCAAGAACGTAAGGATGGAACGCATCATGGACAGGTCGACCGGGCGTGCAGTGATCGTTCCGATGGACCACGGAATAACAATGGGTCCGATAGAGGGGCTGATAGACATGAGGTCGACCATAGACAAAGTATCCCAGGGAGGGGCGACCGCGATCGTCCTTCATAAGGGCATCATCCCATATTCTCATCGCTCGTTCGGGCGCGACATCGGTCTCATAGTCCATCTCTCGGCCAGCACAGGTCTGTCACCGCATACCAATCACAAGGTCCTTGTGACCACCGTCGAGGAGGCCATTAAGACAGGCGGTGATGCCGTGTCCATCCATGTGAACCTGGGTGATGAGCATGAGCCAGAGATGCTCAGGGACTTTGGAGAGGTCTCCAGGAAATGCGCGGAGTGGGGCATGCCCCTAATGGTGATGATCTATCCCAGGGGGAAGGACATCAAGGACGCGTACGATGTCGACCTGGTGAAGAAATGTGCCAGGACCGCGGCCGAGCTTGGGGCTGACCTGATAAAGACGAACTACACTGGGGATATTGACAGCTTCAAGGAGGTCGTCCGCGGTGCCGAGGCACCGGTCATCATTGCGGGAGGGCCGAAGATGAGCTCGGACGAACAGCTGCTCCAGATGGTAAAGGATTCAATGGATGCCGGAGGCAAGGGGGTCAGCATTGGAAGGAACATCTTCCAGCACAGGAACATCATCGGCATCACCAAGGCGATAAGTGGGATCGTCCTGGAGGACATGGACGTCGAGGAAGCACTTAAGATATTGAAGTGA